A part of Rhopalosiphum maidis isolate BTI-1 chromosome 3, ASM367621v3, whole genome shotgun sequence genomic DNA contains:
- the LOC113557689 gene encoding uncharacterized protein LOC113557689 translates to MSNTKDPCLEGETIEDTQRPADDIDWSQFHDMFLNIEQRLPNFDHMLMAMNNYAYQRFSSLRQSNDLTEFCGVIKKGVFDWYASNINNEIRVPDFVDLTNQVFDNDILMRVDKKLVTNTISKGTNTDINKDISNITNSSANTDTCNSTNTSTNICSHASASTCSYKRARTSLNTYSVMTPNNKHSKSELEALPQLTKTNGDTDQHFKIIMPNITVDNIFTRKRLTINHDLYLGNDYERHWWKQTNNKIILNVDISDLVDCIPNIKVVVTITGFKIKIKRSDKWTVLVSNKFVKAINKCKWVINKLMHVKLTINKRENEYWSNCLVTETKELDTLNFKNQSSNVCNSSKIESQKLKMSSTKKECLASLTKFLRNEYGMDNFDTFIKGIVQPTVTNPAQTVDKLQDPTITLKLSVNPNTDKSLNSDSEGPPNTELSSMDTEVPLTLAESSNSEVTQIQSEPSIDLESVKSFSHH, encoded by the exons ATGTCTAACACTAAAGACCCGTGCCTAGAAGGGGAAACTATCGAAGATACACAACGTCCCGCTGACGACATCGATTGGTCGCAATTTCACGACATGTTTCTAAACATCGAGCAGCGTTTGCCGAATTTCGATCATATGTTAATGGCCATGAATAATTACGCATACCAGAG attttcaagTCTAAGACAATCAAATGATTTGACTGAATTTTGTGGGGTGATTAAAAAAGGTGTTTTTGATTGGTATGCaagtaatatcaataatgaaaTTAG agTACCGGATTTTGTGGATTTGACAAATCAAGTTTTTGATAATGACATATTAATGAGAGTTGACAAGAAACTAGTTACTAATACAATTAGTAAAGGTACTAACACGGATATTAATAAAGACATTAGTAACATTACAAACTCAAGTGCTAATACAGATACTTGTAATAGTACAAACACAAGTACTAATATATGTTCTCATGCAAGTGCTAGTACGTGTTCTTATAAAAGAGCTAGAACAAGTCTAAATACTTATTCAGTGATGACGCCAAATAACAAACATTC taaaagtgAATTAGAAGCTTTACCACAGTTAACTAAGACAAATGGTGATActgatcaacattttaaaataataatgccgaATATAactgttgataatatttttacaag AAAAAGACTTACTATCAATCATGATTTGTATCTTGGAAATGATTATGAACGACATTGGTggaaacaaacaaataataaaattattttaaat GTGGATATATCTGACTTAGTTGACTGTATTCCAAATATCAAAGTTGTGGTAACCATAACTggttttaagattaaaataaaacgttccGATAAGTGGACTGTTCTTGTATCAAATAAGTTTGTGAAAGCTATCAACAAATGCAAATGGGTAATCAATAAACTCATGCATGTCAAA ttaactattaataaaaggGAAAATGAATACTGGAGTAATTGCCTTGTTACTGAAACAAAAGAACtagatacattaaattttaaaaatcaatcttCTAATGTGTGCAATTCATCTAAAATTGAGTcacagaaattaaaaatgagttCAACGAAAAAAGAATGTCTGGCATCTTTAACAAAATTTCTCCGAAAC gaaTATGGCATGGATAATTtcgatacatttataaaaggaATAGTTCAACCTACAGTAACCAATCCTGCTCAGACTGTAGATAAATTGCAAGATCCTACTATAACTTTGAAGTTGTCTGTTAATCCAAATACAGATAAGTCCCTGAACTCTGATTCTGAAGGTCCACCGAATACAGAATTATCTTCTATGGACACTGAAGTTCCACTAACATTAGCAGAGTCATCTAACTCTGAAGTCACTCAAATTCAGTCAGAACCTTCAATAGATTTAGAATCTGTTAAATCCTTTTcacatcattaa